From Pyrenophora tritici-repentis strain M4 chromosome 1, whole genome shotgun sequence, the proteins below share one genomic window:
- a CDS encoding Ribophorin-I domain containing protein — MRSFSLVSCIAALSSLGCAELNLSQPLLSKQVLPTTFTPPQVFKNTNLVRTTNLDKAYPRETINVIIENIDTKPQSEYYLPFDSSLLAKVGGLEVRDKKAVDKGIFKVEVVGFDAESSVEYYKIHLPEALAPKAQRTISISYSILSALQPVPATIAQTDKQYLQYTFSAYTPSAYVTEKQRTKVKFPNTDIPDYTTLPAELNEEQKADPQKQGSTFTYGLYNNVPAGAQQPVSVRYDFTKPVTHATLLERDIEVSHWGGNLASEERYWLVNQGAGLKNHFSRVEWQRQSYLNPPTSALKGLVMPLAPGAVDPYFTDDIGNVSTSKFRPGSKEALLELKPRYPIFGTWKYSFRVGWNADLSSYLRKLATGETYVLKVPFLEGPRSGEGISYARVNLRVILPEGAKNVKFSTTVPIVSNETTLHKTFMDTLGRTTLTLTAINLVDEFRDRDLIVTYDYPWTAGYRKPVVITLGMFAVFAATWVLGSIDMSIGKKKVA; from the exons ATGAGGTCCTTCTCCCTCGTAAGCTGCATAGCAGCACTATCAAGTCTCGGGTGCGCCGAACTGAACCTCTCGCAACCGCTGCTATCCAAGCAAGTGCTCCCCACCACTTTCACGCCGCCCCAGGTGTTCAAGAATACCAATCTGGTCCGGACCACCAATTTGGACAAGGCGTATCCGCGCGAAACCATCAATGTCATAATCGAGAACATTGATACCAAGCCGCAGTCGGAATACTATCTGCCTTTTGACTCGAGCCTGCTGGCCAAGGTTGGAGGTCTGGAAGTGAGGGATAAGAAGGCAGTCGACAAGGGCATCTTCAAGGTCGAAGTTGTTGGCTTTGATGCAGAAAG CTCTGTTGAATACTACAAGATTCATCTCCCCGAAGCGCTTGCACCCAAGGCCCAACGGACCATCAGCATCTCCTACTCCATCCTCTCGGCACTCCAGCCAGTTCCCGCGACAATTGCACAGACGGACAAGCAGTACCTGCAGTACACCTTCAGCGCATACACCCCCTCGGCCTACGTGACCGAGAAGCAGCGAACCAAGGTCAAGTTTCCCAACACCGATATCCCGGACTACACGACCCTTCCCGCCGAGCTCAATGAAGAGCAAAAGGCCGACCCCCAGAAACAGGGTTCAACCTTCACATACGGCCTCTACAATAACGTGCCCGCCGGCGCCCAGCAGCCCGTGAGCGTGCGCTACGACTTTACCAAACCCGTTACTCATGCCACACTTTTGGAGCGCGACATTGAAGTCTCGCACTGGGGCGGCAACTTGGCCTCTGAAGAGCGGTACTGGCTCGTGAACCAGGGTGCAGGCCTCAAAAATCACTTCTCGCGCGTCGAGTGGCAGAGACAAAGCTACCTGAACCCACCCACGTCTGCGCTCAAGGGCCTGGTCATGCCACTTGCCCCCGGCGCAGTAGATCCATACTTTACCGACGACATTGGCAATGTTTCGACATCCAAGTTCCGTCCTGGCAGCAAGGAAGCTCTGTTGGAACTGAAGCCCCGATATCCCATCTTTGGAACCTGGAAGTACAGCTTCCGCGTGGGCTGGAACGCCGACTTGTCCTCTTACCTCCGCAAGCTCGCAACTGGCGAGACATATGTGCTCAAAGTACCCTTCCTCGAGGGCCCCCGCTCTGGAGAAGGCATCTCATACGCTCGCGTCAACCTACGCGTTATCCTCCCCGAGGGCGCAAAGAATGTCAAATTCTCCACCACAGTCCCAATCGTGAGCAATGAGACGACGCTTCACAAGACCTTCATGGACACTCTTGGCCGCACTACCTTGACCTTGACGGCCATCAACTTGGTAGACGAGTTCAGAGACCGCGACTTGATCGTGACGTACGATTACCCCTGGACGGCGGGATACAGGAAGCCGGTTGTGATCACGCTAGGCATGTTCGCCGTCTTCGCTGCTACGTGGGTTTTGGGAAGTATCGACATGAGCATTGGGAAGAAGAAGGTTGCGTAG
- a CDS encoding Indigoidine-A domain containing protein: MRLLAKSTGRPRIPTASAAIATSLGRRHLTNNGFFRVSEEVREALHSKKPVVALETTIYTHGFPYPENVALASLLESVVRANGGIPATIGVLDGVARVGMDPEELIRLASAAGQSTTLKLSRRDLGYVCGMRLTDKSFNGGTTVSGTMLLAHLAGIKIFGTGGLGGVHRGAESTMDISCDLTELSRTAVAVVAAGCKSFLDIPKTIEYLETEGVGISTFADGRPGNVDFPAFWSRDSGVRSPTTIADEIEAAAIIYAQHTLQITSGLLFANPIPTEFAIPKEEMDVIIADALRQADASHISGKDITPFVLAKIKELTNGKSIPANRGLIESNVKRATIIARELAILEAKQEDAQG; this comes from the exons ATGAGACTGCTAGCAAAATCAACTGGAAGACCGCGCATTCCTACGGCGTCTGCTGCCATAGCGACGTCTTTGGGGAGGCGTCATCTAACCAACAATGGCTTCTTCCGCGTCTCGGAAGAGGTGCGCGAAGCTCTGCATTCGAAGAAGCCCGTTGTCGCGCTGGAGACGACCATCTACACGCATG GCTTCCCCTATCCCGAGAACGTAGCCCTCGCATCCCTTCTCGAGAGCGTAGTCCGAGCCAATGGTGGTATTCCGGCCACCATTGGCGTCTTGGATGGTGTAGCACGTGTAGGCATGGACCCAGAAGAGCTCATAAGACTGGCTTCTGCCGCTGGTCAATCCACTACCCTGAAGCTTTCCAGACGTGACCTTGGCTACGTGTGCGGCATGCGATTGACCGACAAGTCCTTCAATGGAGGCACCACCGTCTCCGGTACCATGCTGCTAGCCCATCTGGCTGGAATCAAAATTTTCGGCACCGGTGGTCTTGGTGGCGTCCATCGCGGAGCAGAGTCAACCATGGACATCTCATGCGACCTTACTGAGTTATCTCGCACCGCAGTAGCAGTGGTGGCGGCAGGGTGCAAGAGCTTCCTCGATATCCCCAAAACTATAGAGTATCTTGAGACCGAGGGAGTTGGTATCAGCACTTTTGCCGACGGACGTCCGGGAAATGTGGACTTTCCTGCTTTTTGGTCGCGTGACAGTGGCGTCAGGAGTCCGACTACCATCGCGGACGAGATTGAAGCTGCTGCTATCATCT ATGCTCAGCACACACTACAAATCACCTCCGGCCTACTCTTCGCCAATCCAATTCCAACCGAGTTTGCTATACCCAAGGAAGAAATGGATGTGATTATCGCAGATGCCTTACGACAAGCTGATGCCTCCCACATCTCCGGCAAAGATATCACGCCCTTTGTCCTAGCTAAGATCAAAGAGCTCACCAATGGCAAGAGCATCCCCGCCAACCGAGGACTCATAGAATCAAACGTCAAACGGGCAACCATTATAGCACGAGAGCTTGCAATCCTAGAAGCGAAGCAGGAAGACGCCCAAGGGTGA
- a CDS encoding RbsK, Sugar kinase, ribokinase family: protein MTRLLPFNDPALQDDTERQFVLARNMNGDAESGVGGLYVRLFPVEKVLQPEEVISVNGIGDTFCGALAHTLSQGRRIQDVVAFAQRAASLSLRSREAVSPGLKGLRTVVA from the coding sequence ATGACACGTCTTCTCCCGTTCAACGATCCCGCGTTGCAGGATGACACAGAGAGACAGTTTGTGCTGGCGAGGAACATGAATGGGGATGCGGAAAGCGGCGTGGGTGGGTTATATGTGAGACTGTTTCCAGTAGAGAAGGTGCTGCAACCTGAGGAAGTCATCAGTGTCAATGGCATTGGCGATACGTTTTGTGGTGCGCTGGCACATACTCTAAGTCAGGGCAGGAGGATACAGGATGTGGTTGCTTTTGCACAGAGAGCAGCGAGTCTTAGTTTAAGGTCGAGGGAAGCAGTCAGTCCGGGGCTGAAGGGACTCAGAACTGTCGTCGCCTag
- a CDS encoding Kup, K+ transporter, producing the protein METSIQFADADAHPIQLHPSSIGGVELEEAEDEDAGLRDERDFKRSQAFSLGQIFVLAYQSIGVIYGDIGTSPLYVFSSTFTVAPSHADLLGALSLVLWSITLMVTIKYVLVILHADNDGEGGTFSTYSLLSKYANIANRDPREATLVRMQRHKTEDLGRSTRGIRSAIEKSKFFRGLLQVIGVLSVSMVMADGVLTPAQSVLGAVQGLNVVKPDIEKSTIIGVTCAILILLFVVQPFGITKLTVVFSPIVIVWLALNAGFGIYNLSNYDYKILKAFNPYYAFDYLIRNKYHGWRSLGGILLAFTGVEALFADIGAFSRRAVQISWLGYAYPCLLLAYSGQAAYISVHPAAYANPFYNCVPHGWLIFSLVVAIAAAIVASQAMITATFQLLSQIMKLSYFPQIKVIHTSTTYHGQLYIPSINWLLMIGTVLVASIYNNTTSLGNAYGVCVMFVTFFDTCMVTLVAILVWQIKPYFVLLPWLIIACLDGAYLSSALIKVPDGAWFTILLACLLGSIFILWRFGKEQQWSAEASDRFPTTHFVKTLPDGRLTLTEKYDSKPIGTMEGFGIFFDKAGETTPIVFSQFIRKLVTVPEVIVFFHLRPLEVPFVEPENRYSVSRLAVPHCYRLVVRHGYMDEVITPDLASLIYDKIHNHIISRALDCGGEAEKESSAPDAATTSIDTKIPILMTTATPGTCTPHSRTSTSTTSSRLEKLERAFNREVLYIIGKEQMKVKPGSSLIRMMFLEAFFFLRENSRAKIASLSVSMDKVIEVGFVKDV; encoded by the exons ATGGAGACTTCAATACAGTTTGCAGATGCAGACGCGCATCCAATACAGCTGCATCCCTCTTCGATTGGTGGTGT CGAGCTGGAAGAGGCGGAAGACGAGGATGCGGGTCTGAGGGACGAGCGCGATTTCAAGCGCAGCCAG GCATTTAGTCTGGGGCAGATCTTTGTCCTAGCCTACCAGTCCATCGGTGTCATCTACGGCGATATTGGCACTTCTCCGCTCTATGTATTTTCTTCTACGTTCACGGTAGCCCCTAGCCATGCTGATCTACTGGGCGCCTTGTCACTTGTCTTGTGGTCCATTACCTTGATGGTTACTATCAAGTACGTCTTGGTTATTCTGCACGCCGACAATGACGGCGAAGGTGGTACTTTTAGTACCTACTCACTGCTTTCTAAATAT GCGAACATTGCCAATCGAGACCCTCGCGAAGCCACCCTTGTACGCATGCAGCGGCATAAAACTGAGGACTTGGGTCGCTCCACGAGGGGCATTCGATCTGCGATAGAAAAGTCAAAGTTCTTTCGTGGCTTGCTGCAGGTCATTGGTGTGCTATCTGTTTCCATGGTTATGGCCGATGGTGTCTTGACGCCAGCCCAGTCAGTGCTTGGTGCTGTTCAGGGTCTGAACGTTGTCAAGCCCGACATTGAAAAGTCGACTATCATCGGAGTGACATGCGCGATTCTGATCCTGCTATTTGTAGTACAGCCGTTTGGTATCACAAAGTTGACGGTTGTTTTTTCACCAATTGTTATCGTGTGGCTAGCTTTGAACGCTGGATTTGGTATCTACAACCTTTCAAA TTACGATTATAAGATTCTTAAGGCGTTCAATCCCTATTATGCTTTCGACTATCTGATCCGCAACAAATACCATGGTTGGAGGAGTCTGGGGGGTATCCTTCTCGCCTTTACAGGTGTTGAGGCCCTCTTTGCCGATATTGGTGCTTTCAGTCGCCGCGCTGTGCAGATTAGCTGGCTTGGATACGCATATCCGTGTCTACTACTCGCCTATAGTGGTCAGGCTGCATACATCAGTGTTCATCCAGCGGCCTACGCCAATCCCTTCTACAACTGCGTTCCTCATGGCTGGCTCATCTTCTCGCTCGTCGTCGCCATTGCCGCCGCTATTGTGGCGTCACAAGCCATGATTACAGCAACCTTCCAG CTTCTGTCTCAAATCATGAAGCTCTCGTATTTCCCGCAGATCAAGGTCATTCACACTTCTACTACATACCACGGCCAGCTTTACATCCCCAGCATCAACTGGCTGCTCATGATCGGCACCGTACTCGTGGCTTCTATCTACAACAACACAACGTCACTGGGTAACGCATATGGCGTCTGCGTCATGTTTGTCACCTTCTTTGACACATGCATGGTCACCTTGGTAGCAATATTAGTCTGGCAAATCAAGCCCTACTTTGTACTGCTCCCCTGGCTCATCATCGCCTGTCTCGACGGTGCATACCTCTCTTCTGCTTTGATCAAAGTACCCGACGGCGCCTGGTTCACTATTCTCCTCGCCTGTCTCCTCGGCTCCATCTTCATCCTCTGGCGCTTCGGCAAAGAGCAACAATGGAGCGCCGAGGCTAGTGACCGCTTCCCAACCACCCATTTTGTCAAGACCCTACCCGACGGCCGCCTCACCCTCACCGAAAAATACGACTCTAAGCCCATCGGCACAATGGAAGGTTTCGGCATCTTCTTCGACAAAGCCGGCGAAACAACACCAATCGTCTTCTCCCAGTTCATCCGCAAACTCGTCACTGTTCCCGAGGTAATCGTCTTCTTCCACTTGCGGCCCCTCGAGGTCCCCTTTGTGGAACCAGAAAACCGATACTCGGTCTCCCGTCTCGCAGTCCCCCATTGTTACCGCCTTGTCGTCCGCCACGGCTACATGGACGAAGTCATAACGCCAGATTTGGCGTCGCTGATCTACGATAAAATTCATAACCACATCATTTCTCGCGCGCTTGATTGCGGAGGCGAAGCTGAGAAGGAATCATCTGCTCCTGACGCCGCCACTACTTCCATCGACACTAAAATCCCTATCCTAATGACTACAGCAACTCCTGGCACATGTACTCCCCACTCCCGCACCTCGACCTCAACAACATCCTCGCGCCTGGAAAAGCTCGAGCGAGCTTTCAACCGCGAGGTCCTGTATATCATTGGCAAAGAGCAGATGAAAGTAAAGCCAGGATCCAGCTTGATCAGAATGATGTTCTTGGAGGCATTTTTCTTCTTGAGGGAGAACAGTAGGGCCAAGATTGCTAGTTTGAGTGTTAGCATGGACAAGGTTATTGAAGTAGGGTTTGTCAAGGATGTGTAA
- a CDS encoding DnaJ, DnaJ-class molecular chaperone with C-terminal Zn finger domain protein, with amino-acid sequence MLPRIALFFVVACLALLVVGAEDYYKLLGLKKDASEREIKKAYRTLSKKYHPDKNPGDDEAGKKFVEVAEAYEVLSEKETRKIYDQYGHDGIQQHKQGGGPRQQHDPFDLFSRFFGGSGHFGHQGGERRGPNMEVRVAVPLRDFYNGRKTEFTIEKQAICSACEGSGSEDGHVETCSTCGGRGVRIQRQQLAPGLFQQVQVHCDQCHGKGKMIKKPCPVCAGSRVIREAETHKLEIEKGMPKGVRITYENEADESPDYVAGDLIVHLSESEPVLGQQEHERTDGTFFRRRGKDLFWREVLSLREAWLGDWTRNITHLDGHIVQLSRKRGEVVQPNHVEIVKEEGMPIWHQHLENNEGLQFGNLHVEYVVVLPDQMEKGMEKDFWGVWEKYRKKAGVSIDAELGRSSEAIKMPEQDEHDEL; translated from the exons ATGCTCCCACGGATAGCCCTGTTCTTTGTGGTGGCCTGTTTAGCGCTCCTAGTCGTGGGTGCCGAAGATTATTACAAG TTACTTGGGCTCAAAAAAGACGCCTCGGAGCGCGAAATTAAAAAGGCCTATCGAACGCTTAGTAAAAAGTACCATCCCGACAAGAACCC TGGGGACGATGAAGCGGGGAAGAAGTTTGTCGAAGTAGCCGAAGCCTATGAGGTTCTGAGCGAAAAAGAGACCCGCAAGATCTACGACCAATACGGCCACGATGGCATCCAACAGCACAAGCAGGGCGGTGGACCTCGCCAACAACACGACCCCTTCGACCTCTTCTCGCGCTTCTTCGGTGGCTCAGGACACTTTGGACATCAGGGCGGAGAGCGACGAGGACCAAACATGGAAGTTAGGGTGGCCGTGCCCCTCCGCGACTTCTACAACGGCCGGAAAACTGAATTCACAATCGAGAAGCAAGCTATTTGCTCGGCCTGCGAGGGCTCGGGCTCAGAAGATGGACACGTAGAGACCTGTAGTACGTGTGGTGGACGTGGTGTACGTATACAACGCCAGCAGCTTGCACCGGGATTGTTCCAGCAAGTACAGGTCCACTGTGACCAATGTCACGGCAAAGGAAAGATGATCAAGAAGCCTTGCCCCGTCTGTGCCGGCAGTCGAGTCATCCGCGAGGCGGAGACACATAAACTCGAGATCGAAAAGGGCATGCCCAAAGGCGTGCGCATCACCTACGAGAACGAAGCGGACGAAAGTCCCGACTACGTCGCTGGCGACCTCATTGTACATCTCAGTGAATCAGAACCGGTACTGGGACAGCAAGAGCACGAACGTACCGACGGTACTTTCTTCAGGAGACGGGGCAAAGACCTCTTCTGGCGCGAAGTCCTTTCACTTCGAGAAGCCTGGTTGGGCGACTGGACGCGCAACATTACGCACCTCGACGGTCACATTGTCCAACTTTCTCGCAAACGGGGCGAAGTCGTACAACCCAATCACGTTGAAATTGTCAAGGAAGAGGGCATGCCAATATGGCATCAGCACCTCGAGAACAATGAGGGTCTGCAATTCGGCAACTTACATGTTGAGTACGTTGTTGTGCTACCAGATCAGATGGAAAAGGGTATGGAAAAGGACTTTTGGGGTGTATGGGAAAAGTACAGGAAGAAGGCGGGCGTTAGCATTGATGCTGAGCTTGGGAGGAGCTCGGAAGCAATCAAGATGCCAGAGCAGGACGAGCACGACGAGTTATAG
- a CDS encoding TT-ORF1 multi-domain protein — protein MSRAVKVRVAGQEWNKKFRKHFPAPTTYLVRDPNNSLVEGDIVRITSGYRTSTAISHVVTSIVAPFGEPVENRPPVLSQAQIEEQRVKDRLLKDVRSAQRGRQASVQRLAQARKQGLTIPTLEEAMENMRVHTDKEKARLEAHGGQAGQQKTAKERRMEQGKKTKAEGRAEKKAKEARKQTA, from the exons ATGTCGCGGGCGGTAAAAGTGCGCGTGGCAGGGCAAGAATGGAATAAAAAGTTCCGAAAA CACTTTCCAGCACCCACAACGTACCTCGTGCGCGACCCAAACAACTCGCTCGTCGAGGGCGACATTGTTCGCATAACATCCGGCTACCGCACCAGCACGGCCATCTCGCACGTCGTAACCTCGATTGTTGCGCCCTTTGGCGAGCCTGTCGAGAACCGGCCACCCGTCCTCTCCCAGGCGCAAATCGAAGAACAGCGTGTAAAGGACCGGCTGCTAAAAGATGTGCGGTCGGCACAGCGCGGTCGGCAGGCGAGCGTACAGAGACTGGCGCAGGCGAGGAAGCAGGGGCTCACGATACCGACACTAGAGGAGGCTATGGAGAATATGAGGGTGCATACCGACAAGGAGAAGGCGAGACTCGAGGCGCACGGTGGGCAGGCGGGGCAGCAGAAGACGGCCAAGGAGAGGCGGATGGAGCAGGGGAAGAAGACAAAGGCCGAGGGTCGGGCGGAGAAGAAGGCCAAGGAGGCGAGAAAGCAGACGGCCTAG
- a CDS encoding SPS1, Serine-threonine protein kinase, translating to MMAKARTSLRHAEAIDVHEDEIKQEEAESTLDESMDPLDESGHTVDSSEEEVEDSVQEDMARFEETFVGINKRFRLINRIGEGTFSTVYKAEDLEYSKYNNDWDMDKREIPKWVPAARRKQYARQQPHYVAIKKIYVTSSPIRIFNELELLYDLRDSDSVCPLITAFRHLDQVVAVLPYFQHRDFRDYYRDMTIADMRPYFKSLFTALAAVHSKGIIHRDVKPTNFLYNTSQSRGVLVDFGLAEREGTDWHNCACRMSEEDRRYRISHSVYAQTQSAGHNASAYPKNDTRNSRRANRAGTRGFRAPEVLLKCTQQTCSIDVWSVGVILLTMLSRRFPFFHSADDIDALLEITTIFGRKKMRETALLHGQVFETNVPSYSEGGHSLEKIILWCTGRTGDKTQPKRELDDEEKEAVQFLYRLLECNPAKRITAADALEHPFLLKAYGEDSEMEEDLMPDGTEE from the exons ATGATGGCGAAGGCACGAACATCGCTGCGGCACGCAGAGGCCATTGACGTACACGAGGACGAAATCAAGCAAGAGGAAGCCGAGTCGACACTGGATGAGAGTATGGATCCGCTCGACGAGAGCGGTCACACAGTCGACAGCAGCGAGGAGGAGGTGGAAGACTCTGTGCAAGAAGACATGGCACGCTTCGAGGAAACATTTGTCGGAATCAACAAGCGTTTCCGGCTGATTAATCGGATTGGAGAGG GAACTTTCTCCACTGTTTACAAGGCCGAGGATCTGGAGTACAGCAAGTACAATAATGACTGGGACATGGACAAGCGGGAGATTCCAAAATGGGTGCCAGCTGCCCGCCGGAAGCAGTATGCCAGACAGCAACCCCACTATGTCGCGATTAAGAAAATCTACGTTACAAGCAGCCCAATACGCATCTTCAATGAGCTCGAGCTCCTCTACGACCTCCGGGACTCCGACTCGGTTTGTCCACTGATCACGGCCTTCCGCCATCTGGACCAAGTAGTCGCTGTACTGCCCTACTTTCAGCATCGCGACTTTCGGGACTACTACCGCGACATGACCATCGCCGACATGCGTCCCTACTTCAAGAGCTTGTTTACGGCGCTTGCAGCAGTGCATAGCAAAGGCATCATCCATCGTGACGTCAAGCCTACCAACTTCCTCTACAACACGTCGCAATCCCGTGGCGTCCTAGTCGATTTTGGCCTGGCGGAGCGCGAGGGCACAGACTGGCACAACTGTGCCTGCCGTATGTCAGAAGAAGACCGGCGCTATAGGATCTCACACAGTGTCTATGCGCAGACGCAATCGGCAGGCCACAACGCCTCTGCTTACCCCAAGAATGACACACGCAACAGCCGACGCGCCAACCGAGCGGGCACGCGTGGCTTCCGTGCGCCCGAAGTTCTCCTGAAGTGTACCCAACAGACTTGTTCCATCGACGTCTGGAGTGTTGGCGTCATTCTACTGACGATGCTTTCGCGCCGCTTCCCATTCTTCCACAGCGCAGACGACATCGACGCCCTGCTTGAAATCACAACCATCTTTGGACGAAAGAAGATGCGCGAAACCGCTCTTCTACACGGCCAGGTCTTCGAGACCAACGTGCCCAGCTACAGCGAAGGCGGTCACAGTCTGGAGAAGATCATCCTATGGTGCACAGGTCGAACGGGCGACAAGACACAGCCGAAGAGGGAGTTGGACGACGAGGAAAAGGAAGCTGTACAGTTTCTCTATCGACTCCTGGAATGCAACCCAGCAAAACGCATCACAGCTGCCGACGCTCTCGAGCACCCCTTCTTACTCAAGGCGTATGGCGAGGACAGTGAGATGGAGGAGGACTTGATGCCTGACGGCACGGAGGAATGA